In one window of Drosophila innubila isolate TH190305 chromosome 2L unlocalized genomic scaffold, UK_Dinn_1.0 4_B_2L, whole genome shotgun sequence DNA:
- the LOC117779726 gene encoding uncharacterized protein LOC117779726 isoform X1, with the protein MVVWREAEVNYLIDLIRCHDFVWNTSSLDYKKKHKRFKFWAFAAHKINAAFNPPMPFDRKDCCKKWDNLRTYFQGEVRTVKPKNEGETSGTNTWKYSSKMSFLLDSHLPNVSENTCNSENSVFDTRASLSDSYDESEMESSEPALLLGTSLRSAHMDNTFESFPEPAHTDYKNGLAETFENPLLYNLSSAMSQQLNKEHESPSYFFGRYVGQCLDKLHADLQLQARQKINEILFNFENAQLQRQ; encoded by the exons ATGGTCGTTTGGCGGGAAGCAGAAGTCAACTATCTGATTGATTTGATTAGATGTCACGATTTTGTTTGGAATACTTCTTCGCTTGACTACAAAAAGAAGCATAAAAGATTCAAGTTTTGGGCATTTGCCgcacacaaaataaatgccGCATTTAATCCACCGATGCCATTTGATCgaa AAGATTGCTGTAAAAAGTGGGACAATTTACGAACATATTTTCAAGGAGAAGTGAGGACTGTAAAACCAAAGAATGAAGGCGAAACTTCGGGAACTAATACTTGGAAATACAGCTCGAAAATGAGCTTCCTGCTTGATTCCCATTTACCGAATGTATCCGAAAATACGTGCAACAGCGAAAATTCC GTTTTTGATACGAGAGCTAGTCTATCGGATTCTTATGACGAATCAGAAATGGAATCGAGCGAGCCCGCATTATTATTGGGAACTTCCCTACGTTCAGCACACATGGACAATACATTCGAATCCTTCCCCGAACCCGCTCACACTGACTATAAAAACGGGCTAGCAGAAACGTTCGAGAATCCTTTGTTGTATAATTTGTCGAGTGCAATGTCACAGCAATTGAATAAGGAACATGAGTCTCCTTCCTATTTCTTCGGCAGATATGTTGGTCAATGCTTGGATAAATTGCATGCGGATTTACAATTACAGGcaagacaaaaaattaatgaaatattgtttaattttgaaaatgcgCAATTGCAAcgccaataa
- the LOC117779726 gene encoding uncharacterized protein LOC117779726 isoform X2, translating to MVVWREAEVNYLIDLIRCHDFVWNTSSLDYKKKHKRFKFWAFAAHKINAAFNPPMPFDRNCCKKWDNLRTYFQGEVRTVKPKNEGETSGTNTWKYSSKMSFLLDSHLPNVSENTCNSENSVFDTRASLSDSYDESEMESSEPALLLGTSLRSAHMDNTFESFPEPAHTDYKNGLAETFENPLLYNLSSAMSQQLNKEHESPSYFFGRYVGQCLDKLHADLQLQARQKINEILFNFENAQLQRQ from the exons ATGGTCGTTTGGCGGGAAGCAGAAGTCAACTATCTGATTGATTTGATTAGATGTCACGATTTTGTTTGGAATACTTCTTCGCTTGACTACAAAAAGAAGCATAAAAGATTCAAGTTTTGGGCATTTGCCgcacacaaaataaatgccGCATTTAATCCACCGATGCCATTTGATCgaa ATTGCTGTAAAAAGTGGGACAATTTACGAACATATTTTCAAGGAGAAGTGAGGACTGTAAAACCAAAGAATGAAGGCGAAACTTCGGGAACTAATACTTGGAAATACAGCTCGAAAATGAGCTTCCTGCTTGATTCCCATTTACCGAATGTATCCGAAAATACGTGCAACAGCGAAAATTCC GTTTTTGATACGAGAGCTAGTCTATCGGATTCTTATGACGAATCAGAAATGGAATCGAGCGAGCCCGCATTATTATTGGGAACTTCCCTACGTTCAGCACACATGGACAATACATTCGAATCCTTCCCCGAACCCGCTCACACTGACTATAAAAACGGGCTAGCAGAAACGTTCGAGAATCCTTTGTTGTATAATTTGTCGAGTGCAATGTCACAGCAATTGAATAAGGAACATGAGTCTCCTTCCTATTTCTTCGGCAGATATGTTGGTCAATGCTTGGATAAATTGCATGCGGATTTACAATTACAGGcaagacaaaaaattaatgaaatattgtttaattttgaaaatgcgCAATTGCAAcgccaataa
- the LOC117779734 gene encoding prefoldin subunit 1 gives MAQMDMELKKAFTEMQINKLATTKKINMIDMKCDMVKTGKHKYTLTEKGTSNLTDDTRVYLSVGRMFLRTDVQNMRDELKNKQEKCDKAIELLEKKKEFLQKSLKDQEDGLRELVQQRKEADTTAK, from the exons ATGGCACAAATGGATATGGAATTGAAAAAG gcCTTCACTGAGATGCAGATTAACAAATTGGCCACTACGAAGAAGATAAATATGATTGACATGAAATGCGATATGGTTAAGACGGGCAAGCACAAATATACGCTAACTGAGAAGGGAACCAGCAATTTGACGGATGACACAAG GGTCTACTTGTCCGTTGGTCGCATGTTTCTGAGAACGGATGTGCAGAATATGCGTGATGAGCTGAAGAACAAGCAAGAGAAATGTGATAAGGCCATTGAGCTACTGGAAAAGAAGAAGGAATTCTTGCAAAAGTCCCTCAAGGATCAAGAGGATGGCCTTCGTGAACTAGTACAACAGCGCAAGGAAGCGGATACAACAGCGAAATAA
- the LOC117779729 gene encoding LOW QUALITY PROTEIN: protein-lysine N-methyltransferase CG9154 (The sequence of the model RefSeq protein was modified relative to this genomic sequence to represent the inferred CDS: inserted 2 bases in 1 codon; deleted 1 base in 1 codon; substituted 4 bases at 4 genomic stop codons): MDNDDITLPADTLAILNQFXRSVRNVAXREQRMVNQTGKDAHFEEDWQLSQFWYSEGRNVQXGMQXLKLSRTRXDSDFRIALLSCPSLYATIKDVHDNVNIFEYDQRFAAYGTDFVHYDFNGVDSTSDYLKDHHKCYDLIIADPPFLSEECMTKMSKIIISLRRSKDSKIVFCSGEVVESWLTASLPVHKCNFRPEHDRNLGNEFVSYANFNFDQYIENK, encoded by the exons ATGGATAACGATGATATTACACTACCTGCAGATACATTAGCTATACTTAATCAGTTTTAGCGGAGCGTACGCAACGTG GCATGACGAGAGCAGCGCATGGTAAATCAAACTGGCAAGGATGCACATTTCGAGGAGGATTGG CAACTCAGTCAGTTTTGGTACAGTGAGGGACGAAACGTGCAATAGGGAATGCAGTAGCTGAAATTGTCAAGAACACG CGACTCAGACTTCCGGATAGCTTTGTTATCGTGCCCGTCACTCTATGCCACAATAAAGGATGTTCACGACAATG TCAACATCTTTGAATACGATCAACGGTTCGCTGCCTACGGCACTGACTTTGTGCATTATGATTTTAATGGCGTTGATAGCACTTCGGATTACCTAAAAGACCATCACAAATGCTATGATTTGATAATAGCTGATCCTCCTTTCCTGTCTGAGGAATGCATGACCAAGATGTCAAAGATAATAATTAGCTTACGGCGCAGCAAAGATTCAAAGATTGTATTCTGTTCCGGTGAAGTAGTGGAGTCTTGGCTAACTGCCAGTCTGCCAGTtcacaaatgcaattttcgaCCAGAACATGACCGTAATTTGGGTAACGAATTTGTTAGTTatgcaaactttaattttgaccagtatattgaaaataaatag
- the LOC117779722 gene encoding Krueppel homolog 2, translating into MSTANEQPPRFDSAQEDAPQAASNNTSQQQQQQQQEQQQQHQQTQNAPAKLLQHFQTNRIDSALWALRLVVIFFTISYVLPIFTSQQSSFNKVLLANAAISALRLHQRVPAFSFSREFLARLFAEDSCHYMMYSLIFFSIRPTLLVLIPVVLYSVLHASSYSLKLLDLIGQNSWWGARFIISIVEFQAANILKATAFCEIFIMPYAIVLTFMSHAGLMTPIIYYHYLVMRYSSRRNPYPRTAFAELRITFEALASRSPPAIGKVIRGGISFVNRLAPQPQPAPTQ; encoded by the exons atGAGTACGGCAAATGAACAGCCACCGCGCTTTGATAGCGCCCAGGAAGATGCACCGCAAGCAGCTTCTAACAAcacatcacaacaacaacaacaacagcagcaggaacagcaacaacaacaccagcagaCACAAAATGCACCGGCTAAGCTTTTACAGCATTTCCAAACGAATCGCATCGACTCGGCGCTGTGGGCGCTTCGCCTGGTCGTCATTTTCTTCACCATCAGCTAtgtgttgcccattttcac CTCACAGCAGAGCTCCTTCAACAAGGTACTGCTGGCAAATGCGGCAATTTCAGCGCTCCGTTTGCATCAACGAGTTCCGGCCTTCTCCTTTAGTCGCGAATTTCTGGCACGTCTGTTTGCCGAAGACTCGTGTCATTACATGATGTACTCGCTGATCTTCTTTAGCATTCGTCCCACGCTGCTGGTGCTGATCCCCGTTGTGCTCTACTCTGTGCTGCATGCGTCCAGCTATTCGCTCAAATTATTggat CTGATTGGCCAAAACTCTTGGTGGGGTGCACGTTTCATAATCTCGATTGTGGAGTTCCAGGCAGCTAATATACTGAAGGCCACCGCTTTCTGCGAGATCTTCATTATGCCCTACGCTATTGTATTGAcctttat GAGTCATGCTGGTCTGATGACACCCATCATCTACTATCACTATCTGGTCATGCGCTATAGCTCGCGTCGCAATCCCTATCCACGCACCGCTTTTGCCGAGCTGCGCATCACCTTTGAAGCGTTGGCCTCCCGCTCCCCGCCCGCAATTGGCAAAGTCATTCGCGGTGGCATTAGCTTCGTGAATCGTCTGGcaccacagccacagccgGCGCCAACGCAGTAA